Proteins encoded within one genomic window of Camelina sativa cultivar DH55 chromosome 19, Cs, whole genome shotgun sequence:
- the LOC104765716 gene encoding transcription factor TCP18-like produces the protein MNNNTFSTSTTISVDDYMSFPYNDHYSSQPVIPFSPSSSIDDILIHSTSNTSNNNLDHHHQFLQPSPFPQFEFDPDCALLDSFLPLNNGHDDNQTVTSDNHRPSLPFLLNNTIGDQPIEPSETITHIEDSQTISTSQDPKMKKAKKPSRTDRHSKIKTANGTRDRRMRLSLDVAKELFGLQDMLGFDKASKTVEWLLTQAKPEITKIAKSHSHRCGFSSGDESQNRPALGSMDTSSSLCELTSMWTVDDRGSNTNTTETTRNKVDGRSMKRKRKRPEPHTPILKKLSKDERAKARERAKDRTMEKMMMKGRSQSVNVVEEEVHHQGEIVKNDIINQMNSSFPMISHHRSQEAANFSEQQQFTDLHYQFSAKPRDLMYKYNY, from the exons ATGAACAACAACACTTTCAGTACTTCTACCACCATCAGTGTCGACGACTACATGTCATTCCCTTATAATGACCATTATTCCTCACAACCAGTGATCCCTTTTAGcccttcttcttccattgaCGACATCTTGATTCATTCCACCTCCAACACATCAAACAATAATCTtgaccatcatcatcagttcCTACAACCTTCTCCATTTCCTCAATTCGAATTTGACCCGGATTGCGCCCTCTTGGACTCTTTCCTCCCACTAAACAATGGCCATGATGATAATCAAACCGTCACCAGTGACAATCATCGTCCATCACTTCCTTTTCTCTTGAACAACACCATTGGAGATCAACCCATTGAGCCCTCGGAAACTATAACCCACATAGAAGATTCCCAGACAATCTCAACTTCTCAAGACCCCAAAATGAAAAAAGCCAAGAAACCAAGCAGAACAGACAGGCACAGCAAGATCAAAACGGCCAACGGGACACGCGATCGTAGGATGAGACTCTCTCTAGATGTCGCCAAAGAGTTGTTTGGCTTACAAGACATGCTTGGTTTCGACAAAGCCAGCAAAACCGTTGAGTGGTTGCTCACACAAGCAAAACCAGAGATCACAAAGATCGCGAAAAGCCATTCTCACCGGTGCGGCTTCAGCAGCGGCGACGAGTCTCAAAACC GACCGGCGTTAGGATCCATGGATACATCGTCTAGTCTGTGTGAACTTACATCCATGTGGACGGTCGACGATAGAGGCAGCAATACTAATACGACCG aaacaacaagaaacaaagtcGATGGGAGATCAatgaaaaggaagagaaagaggcCAGAACCACATACGCCCATTCTGAAGAAGTTGTCCAAGGATGAAAGAGCGAAAGCAAGAGAAAGAGCAAAGGATAGGACAATGgagaaaatgatgatgaaagGAAGATCACAATCGGTAAACgttgtggaagaagaagttcATCATCAGGGTGAGATAGTAAAGAATGATATAATCAACCAAATGAACTCATCATTTCCAATGATTAGTCACCATCGCAGCCAAGAGGCAGCTAATTTCAGTGAG cagcagcagtttACGGATCTTCATTATCAATTCTCGGCGAAACCAAGAGACCTCATGTACAAGTACAACTATTAA
- the LOC104765717 gene encoding uncharacterized protein LOC104765717 — MERSTPEHVTSAHKRLSVSFLVSLMVLCARHANRVSKKLKLKTNRKQTHLEDYLESPKPNGNKGREEGGGGGRFGWSPARSFSPMRVRPKELMTTLSNKAMTMVGRKTKPYDGGAVKKTAVEMIVEEDEEEYGVWQREILMGGKCEPLDYSGVIYYDCSGHQLKEVPPRSPRASLVPERPTRSYVGSLLNPTEKEI, encoded by the coding sequence ATGGAGAGATCAACGCCAGAACATGTCACCTCCGCACACAAGCGCCTTAGCGTGAGTTTCCTCGTCTCTCTCATGGTACTTTGTGCTAGACACGCAAACCGAGTCTCCAAGAAGCTCAAACTCAAGACGAATCGAAAGCAAACTCATCTCGAAGACTATCTCGAAAGCCCTAAGCCTAACGGCAACAAAGGCCGTGAagaaggcggaggaggaggaaggttTGGATGGAGTCCGGCACGGTCTTTTTCGCCGATGAGGGTGCGTCCTAAGGAGCTCATGACGACCTTGAGCAACAAGGCGATGACTATGGTCGGCCGGAAAACTAAACCTTACGACGGTGGTGCCGTGAAGAAGACGGCGGTGGAGATGAttgtggaggaggatgaggaggagtACGGCGTTTGGCAGAGGGAGATTTTGATGGGAGGTAAATGTGAGCCGTTGGATTACTCCGGCGTGATCTACTACGATTGTAGTGGACATCAGCTAAAGGAAGTGCCTCCAAGGTCGCCACGTGCTAGTTTGGTTCCTGAGCGCCCGACCCGTTCTTATGTCGGGTCACTGTTAAACCCGAcggaaaaagaaatttaa
- the LOC109130805 gene encoding oleosin 1-like yields FGYLALLISSGILLFLLGVSVTAAVLGFIVFLPLIVISSPIWIPVFVLVGGFLTVSGFLVGTVAVVSWTYRYFRGMHPVGSNQMDYARSRIYDTASHVKDYAREYGGYFHGRAKDAAPGA; encoded by the coding sequence TTTGGTTACCTCGCTCTCCTCATTTCCAGCGGaatcctcctcttcctccttggCGTAAGCGTCACCGCAGCCGTGCTCGGTTTCATCGTGTTTCTTCCATTGATCGTCATCTCGAGTCCCATCTGGATTCCCGTTTTTGTCCTCGTTGGCGGGTTCTTAACGGTCTCGGGATTTCTTGTCGGAACGGTGGCGGTAGTGTCGTGGACGTACCGCTATTTCCGAGGAATGCACCCGGTTGGATCAAACCAGATGGATTATGCACGCAGTCGGATCTATGACACGGCCTCCCACGTTAAAGATTACGCTAGAGAATACGGTGGTTACTTCCATGGCAGGGCTAAAGATGCGGCACCTGGTGCTTAA
- the LOC104765718 gene encoding single-stranded DNA-binding protein, mitochondrial-like, which yields MANSMTTLSRRLYRSLLSNPRFSQASMSFCTNNISSREDSDFDELSANSDTESHIEPKASDPVSRFSGEERVMEERPLENGLDSGVFKAILVGQVGQLPLQKRLKSGRTVTLFSVGTGGIRNNRRPLINEDPREYASRSAVQWHRVSVYPERLADLVLKTVEPGTVVYLEGNLETKIFTDPVTGLVRRIREVAIRRNGRVVFLGKAGDMQQPSSAELRGVGYY from the exons ATGGCGAATTCAATGACTACCCTTTCGAGAAGACTCTACAGATCTCTTCTCTCGAACCCTAGATTTTCTCAAGCTTCCATGTCCTTCTGCACCAACAACATCTCTTCCCGAGAAGACTCCGATTTCGACGAGTTATCAGCTAACTCAGACACTGAATCTCACATTGAACCCAAGGCTTCAGACCCAGTTTCTCGCTTCTCCGGAGAAGAACGCGTTATGGAAGAGCGTCCACTCGAAAATGGCCTTGACTCTGGCGTTTTCAAG GCAATATTGGTGGGGCAAGTGGGTCAGCTTCCTTTGCAGAAGAGGCTGAAGAGTGGAAGAACAGTTACTCTCTTCTCTGTTGGAACTGGTGGGATCAGGAACAATAGGAGACCGTTGATTAACGAAGATCCGAGGGAGTATGCAAGCAGGTCTGCAGTGCAGTGGCACCGTGTGTCTGTTTACCCTGAACGATTAGCTGATCTTGTGTTGAAGACTGTTGAACCAGG TACAGTTGTCTATTTGGAGGGTAATCTAGAGACGAAGATATTCACTGATCCTGTCACTGGTTTGGTTCGACGTATAAGAGAAGTTGCTATTCGTAGAAACG GCCGAGTTGTGTTTTTAGGAAAAGCTGGTGATATGCAGCAACCAAGTTCTGCTGAGCTCAGAGGCGTTGGCTACTACTGA
- the LOC104765719 gene encoding early nodulin-like protein 1: MGSSNKITLVAIIVWLYMFSCVSSTEFEVGGEDGWIVPTSKTRGDAFNQWASDNRFQVGDTLRFKYSKDSVLMVSEEEYKKCKATKPQLYSNNEDTVFKLDRPGLFYFISGVSGHCEKGQKMIVKVMETESSTESPPPSSSSSSSSLPVSTPKAKKSNAFKTAVQFSSSGFVVFAVLVVSVFGLT, translated from the exons ATGGGCTCATCGAACAAGATCACTCTTGTTGCGATCATTGTATGGTTGTACATGTTTTCATGTGTTTCAAGCACTGAATTTGAAGTTGGAGGAGAAGATGGTTGGATCGTACCAACATCTAAGACTCGTGGAGATGCGTTTAACCAATGGGCTTCAGATAACCGTTTTCAAGTTGGCGACACTCTCC GTTTCAAGTACTCGAAAGACTCAGTGTTAATGGTGTCAGAAGAGGAGTACAAGAAATGCAAAGCCACCAAACCGCAACTCTACTCAAACAACGAAGACACGGTTTTCAAACTAGATCGACCCGGTTTGTTTTACTTCATCAGCGGTGTTTCGGGCCACTGCGAAAAGGGTCAGAAGATGATCGTAAAAGTTATGGAGACAGAGTCCTCCACAGAgtctcctccaccttcttcttcatcttcttcatcatctcttccGGTGTCAACTCCAAAGGCCAAGAAGAGCAATGCCTTCAAAACCGCAGTCCAGTTCAGTAGCTCCGGTTTTGTTGTCTTTGCGGTTCTGGTTGTCTCGGTTTTTGGTTTGACTTAG
- the LOC104765720 gene encoding DEAD-box ATP-dependent RNA helicase 51-like, which yields MVESEKTSVDELKKRIRKRNRGKKNEQQKPEEEEIHNVEEEDKMQKKSEKKVKKVKLQGRGKVEEEVEAKEEGEEEKNILIVGKGIMTNETFESLNLTEQTSQAIKEMGFSYMTQIQAGSIKPLLEGKDVLGAARTGSGKTLAFLIPAVELLYKENFSPRNGTGVIVICPTRELAIQTKNVAEELLKHHSQTVGMVIGGNNRRSEAQRLANGANLLIATPGRLLDHLHNTKGFIYKHLKCLVIDEADRILEENFEEDMNKILKILPKTRQTALFSATQTSKVKDLARVSLTSPVPVDVDDGRRKVTNEGLEQGYCVIPSEKRLLLLITFLKKSLKKKIMVFFSTCKSVQFHAEIMKIMKMDFCDIHGGLDQNRRTKTFFDFMDAKKGILLCTDVAARGLDFSSVDWIVQYDPPDKPTEYIHRVGRTARGEGAKGKALLVLIPEELQFIRYLKAEKVPVKELDFNERKLLNVRSALEKCVEDNYSLNMLAKDAYRAYISAYNSHSSKDIFNVHRLDLQAVAASFCFSSPPKVNLNIESGAGKVRKARNQQGRNGFSHYSPYGKSTPK from the exons ATGGTTGAATCCGAGAAGACGTCCGTTGATGAGCTGAAGAAGAGGATAAGGAAGAGGAATCGTGGGAAGAAGAATGAGCAGCAAaaaccggaagaagaagaaatccacAATGTAGAAGAGGAAGATAAAATGCAGAAGAAGAGTGAAAAGAAGGTTAAGAAAGTGAAGTTGCAAGGGAGAGGCAAAGTCGAGGAAGAGGTAGAAGCAAAGGAGGAAggcgaagaagagaagaatatcTTGATTGTTGGGAAAGGGATTATGACTAATGAGACTTTTGAATCCCTGAACCTAACTGAGCAAACTTCCCAAGCTATTAAGGAGATGGGATTTTCATACATGACTCAA ATTCAAGCCGGATCAATAAAGCCTCTTTTGGAGGGAAAAGATGTTCTTGGTGCTGCCAGGACTGGTTCTGGTAAAACCCTTGCTTTTCTCATACCGGCTGTAGAGTTGCTGTATAAAGAGAATTTCTCCCCTCGCAATGGGACTGGTGTGATTGTTATTTGCCCTACAAGAGAACTTGCTATTCAG ACCAAAAATGTGGCGGAGGAGCTACTTAAGCATCATTCACAGACAGTTGGCATGGTTATTGGTGGCAATAACAGAAGGTCAGAAGCACAACGCCTTGCAAATGGTGCAAACTTGTTGATAGCAACTCCTGGACGTCTTCTTGACCACCTTCACAATACAAAGGGTTTCATTTATAAACACCTGAAG TGCCTTGTGATCGATGAAGCTGATAGAATACTGGAAGAGAATTTCGAGGAAGACATGAATAAGATTCTAAAGATTTTACCAAAG ACTAGGCAAACTGCGTTATTCTCTGCCACCCAGACTTCTAAG GTCAAAGATCTTGCTCGGGTGTCATTGACATCTCCTGTTCCTGTTGATGTCGATGATGGTAGACGCAAg GTGACGAATGAAGGATTGGAGCAAGGCTATTGTGTTATTCCGAGCGAAAAAAGACTTCTCCTTCTAATTACCTTTTTGAAAAAGAGCCTCAAGAAGAAAATTATGGTCTTTTTCTCGACTTGTAAGTCGGTACAATTCCATGCAGAGAtcatgaaaataatgaaaatggaTTTTTGTGATATCCATGGAGGACTGGATCAGAACAGAAGAACTAAAACCTTTTTTGACTTCATGGATGCAAAAAAAGGTATCTTGTTATGTACTGATGTTGCTGCTCGTGGTCTGGATTTTTCTTCTGTG GACTGGATTGTACAATATGATCCTCCGGACAAGCCAACG GAATATATCCATAGGGTTGGTCGAACAGCCCGTGGAGAAGGAGCAAAGGGAAAGGCATTGCTTGTCTTGATTCCTGAAGAGCTTCAGTTTATTCGGTACCTTAAG GCTGAAAAAGTACCTGTTAAAGAGCTTGATTTCAATGAGAGGAAGCTTTTGAATGTTCGATCTGCGCTG GAGAAATGTGTTGAAGATAACTATAGCCTGAACATGTTAGCCAAGGATGCATACCGAGCTTATATCTCAGCATACAATTCACACTCTTCGAAAGACATCTTCAATGTTCATCGACTCGATCTCcag GCGGTTGCAGCATCGTTCTGCTTCTCTTCGCCACCTAAAGTGAATCTGAACATAGAAAGTGGAGCTGGGAAGGTCAGGAAAGCAAGGAATCAGCAAGGTCGCAATGGCTTCAGTCATTACAGTCCCTATGGTAAGTCCACACCTAAATAG